In a single window of the Nocardioides massiliensis genome:
- the thrS gene encoding threonine--tRNA ligase, translating to MSQLTVTVIRPDERTEQTVETGTKAWQLFADEPEVIAARVSTRSTDDEPALRDLSHELSEGDLVEPVAIDSADGRDILRHSCAHVLAQAVQDLFPEAKLGIGPPITDGFYYDFDVETPFTPADLEKLESRMRKIIKENQRFSRRVVGDDEARVELAEEPYKLELIGLKGGASTSSTTQDFEGANVEVGAGELTIYDNLDRKGEVAWKDLCRGPHLPTTRRIPAFKLMRSAAAYWRGDEKNKQLQRVYGTAWESKEALDDYLHRIEEAERRDHRKLGRDLDLFSFPDEIGSGLPVFHPKGGVIKRAMEDYVRERHIQEGFEYVGTPHIAKEGLFHTSGHLPYYGEGMYPALDVDGMEYRLKAMNCPMHNLIYRSRQRSYRELPLRLFEFGHVYRHEKSGVIHGLTRVRGFAQDDSHSYCTPEQAPDEVAHLLNFMLSLLRDFGIDDFYLELSTRDASKDKFIGSDEDWAVATQVLEDVARATGLELVPDPGGAAYYGPKISVQARDAIGRTWQMGTVQYDFNQPSADRFNLEYVAADGTRQQPVMIHSAKFGSIERFMGVLVEHYAGAFPPWLAPVQVQGIPIAERHNDYLLDLARRMKAEGLRADVDLSDDRMQKKIRNAQLQKVPFMLIAGDDDVEAGAVSFRYRDGRQDNGVPVDEAIRRVAEAVASRSQV from the coding sequence GTGTCCCAGCTCACCGTCACCGTGATCCGCCCCGACGAGCGGACCGAGCAGACGGTGGAGACGGGCACCAAGGCCTGGCAGCTGTTCGCCGACGAGCCCGAGGTCATTGCCGCGCGGGTCTCGACACGCTCGACCGACGATGAACCTGCCCTCCGCGACCTCAGCCACGAGCTGAGCGAGGGCGACCTGGTCGAGCCGGTCGCCATCGACTCCGCCGACGGCCGCGACATCCTGCGCCACTCCTGCGCGCACGTGCTGGCCCAGGCCGTGCAGGACCTCTTCCCCGAGGCCAAGCTCGGCATCGGTCCGCCGATCACCGATGGCTTCTACTACGACTTCGACGTCGAGACCCCGTTCACCCCGGCGGACCTCGAGAAGCTCGAGTCGCGGATGCGCAAGATCATCAAGGAGAACCAGCGCTTCTCCCGGCGCGTGGTCGGTGACGACGAGGCGCGCGTCGAGCTCGCCGAGGAGCCCTACAAGCTCGAGCTGATCGGTCTCAAGGGCGGGGCCTCGACCAGCTCGACCACCCAAGATTTTGAAGGTGCCAACGTCGAGGTCGGCGCGGGCGAGCTGACGATCTACGACAACCTCGACCGCAAGGGCGAGGTCGCGTGGAAGGACCTGTGCCGCGGCCCGCACCTGCCGACGACCAGGCGGATTCCGGCGTTCAAGCTGATGCGGTCTGCTGCGGCGTACTGGCGCGGCGACGAGAAGAACAAGCAGCTGCAGCGCGTCTACGGCACCGCCTGGGAGTCCAAGGAGGCGCTGGACGACTACCTGCACCGGATCGAGGAGGCCGAACGGCGCGACCACCGCAAGCTCGGGCGCGACCTCGACCTGTTCAGCTTCCCCGACGAGATCGGCTCCGGCCTGCCGGTCTTCCACCCCAAGGGCGGCGTGATCAAGCGGGCGATGGAGGACTACGTCCGCGAGCGTCACATCCAGGAGGGCTTCGAGTACGTCGGCACCCCCCACATCGCCAAGGAGGGGCTCTTCCACACCTCCGGGCACCTGCCCTACTACGGCGAGGGGATGTATCCGGCGCTGGACGTCGACGGCATGGAGTACCGCCTCAAGGCGATGAACTGCCCCATGCACAACCTCATCTACCGCTCGCGCCAGCGCTCCTACCGGGAGCTGCCGCTGCGGCTGTTCGAGTTCGGCCACGTCTACCGGCACGAGAAGTCCGGCGTGATCCACGGCCTTACCCGCGTGCGCGGCTTCGCGCAGGACGACTCGCACTCCTACTGCACCCCCGAGCAGGCGCCCGACGAGGTCGCCCACCTGCTCAACTTCATGCTGAGCCTGCTGCGCGACTTCGGCATCGACGACTTCTACCTCGAGCTGTCGACCCGCGACGCGTCGAAGGACAAGTTCATCGGCTCCGACGAGGACTGGGCTGTGGCGACCCAGGTGCTCGAGGACGTCGCCCGCGCGACCGGCCTGGAGCTCGTGCCCGACCCGGGTGGGGCGGCGTACTACGGACCCAAGATCTCGGTGCAGGCACGCGACGCGATCGGGCGGACGTGGCAGATGGGCACCGTGCAGTACGACTTCAACCAGCCCTCGGCCGACCGGTTCAACCTCGAGTACGTCGCCGCGGACGGCACGCGCCAGCAGCCGGTGATGATCCACTCCGCGAAGTTCGGCTCGATCGAGCGGTTCATGGGGGTCCTGGTCGAGCACTACGCCGGGGCGTTCCCGCCCTGGCTGGCGCCGGTCCAGGTGCAGGGCATCCCGATCGCCGAGCGGCACAACGACTACCTGCTCGACCTCGCCCGCCGGATGAAGGCCGAGGGGCTGCGCGCCGACGTCGACCTGTCCGACGACCGGATGCAGAAGAAGATCCGCAACGCGCAACTGCAGAAGGTGCCGTTCATGCTGATCGCGGGCGATGACGACGTGGAGGCCGGCGCGGTCTCCTTCCGCTACCGCGACGGGCGCCAGGACAACGGCGTACCCGTGGACGAGGCGATCCGCCGCGTGGCCGAGGCCGTGGCGTCGCGCAGCCAGGTCTGA
- a CDS encoding metallophosphoesterase produces MRAAGELLRTALGVLALLLLLATIVAWARWLHRRLTVHAGAPRWVRIVSLVVVAGGLVLFGVANVAYRFLDPEPWRPVIVVGLTWLAVAWYLTLGCALVAVPARVLRLSGRLAARRRWLRVSTVAVVVATVAVTAYGAVVAARPGVVAYDVEIAGLPAGWDGTRVVLVTDLHVGAVHGQGWTRRMADLVAAQDPELVVLAGDLVDGWEVHTGPLLAPIADLDAPLGAFAVSGNHEVESGDGAAYLDRFEEVGLTVLRNDAVRIERGGDKLVVAGVHDATGTGALAPDADAALAGVEAEDFVIFVAHQPLQVPGGDRVDLQLSGHTHGGQIWPFGWLVPLQQPTLAGVDEVNGVTVVTSRGFGTSGPPVRVGSPPEIVVLTLRSAPAAVE; encoded by the coding sequence TTGCGTGCGGCTGGTGAGCTGCTGAGGACCGCCCTCGGCGTCCTCGCCCTCCTGCTCCTGTTGGCCACGATCGTCGCGTGGGCGCGGTGGCTGCACCGGAGGTTGACCGTCCATGCCGGTGCACCCCGATGGGTCCGCATCGTCTCCCTGGTCGTCGTGGCCGGTGGGCTGGTGTTGTTCGGCGTCGCCAACGTCGCCTACCGGTTCCTCGACCCGGAGCCGTGGCGCCCGGTCATCGTCGTGGGCCTCACCTGGCTCGCGGTGGCGTGGTACCTCACCCTGGGCTGCGCTCTCGTCGCCGTACCTGCGCGGGTGCTGCGGCTGTCGGGACGGCTCGCGGCGCGCCGCCGGTGGCTGCGGGTCAGCACGGTCGCGGTGGTGGTCGCGACGGTCGCCGTGACGGCGTACGGCGCCGTGGTGGCCGCGCGTCCAGGGGTCGTGGCGTACGACGTCGAGATCGCCGGTCTGCCGGCGGGTTGGGACGGGACGCGCGTCGTGCTGGTCACCGATCTGCACGTGGGCGCCGTCCACGGACAGGGGTGGACCCGGCGGATGGCGGACCTCGTCGCGGCGCAGGACCCTGAGCTGGTGGTGCTGGCCGGTGATCTCGTCGACGGTTGGGAGGTCCACACCGGGCCGCTGCTCGCGCCGATCGCCGATCTCGACGCACCGCTGGGCGCCTTCGCGGTGTCGGGCAACCACGAGGTCGAGAGTGGTGACGGAGCGGCGTACCTCGATCGGTTCGAGGAAGTCGGGTTGACCGTGCTGCGCAATGACGCGGTGCGCATCGAGCGCGGGGGAGACAAGCTCGTCGTGGCCGGGGTGCACGACGCGACCGGGACCGGTGCACTGGCGCCCGACGCGGACGCGGCACTGGCGGGGGTCGAGGCCGAGGACTTCGTGATCTTCGTGGCGCACCAGCCGCTGCAGGTACCGGGTGGTGACCGGGTCGACCTCCAGCTCTCCGGCCACACCCACGGCGGTCAGATCTGGCCGTTCGGCTGGCTCGTGCCGCTGCAGCAGCCCACGTTGGCCGGGGTCGACGAGGTGAACGGCGTGACGGTCGTGACCTCGCGGGGCTTCGGGACGTCCGGGCCGCCGGTCCGCGTGGGCTCCCCACCGGAGATCGTCGTGCTCACGTTGCGCAGCGCCCCCGCGG
- a CDS encoding phosphatidylinositol mannoside acyltransferase produces MSLREDLTASAYVAGWRLVRLLPERAAYRLFATIADRVYAGDGPSVQRLRANLGRVVPEAELDAVTHAAVRSYLRYWCESFRLPSWPIDDLVARTRTVREDIVRDALAAGRGAVVALPHMGNWDWAGAWACSEVAPLMTVAERLRPARLYDEFVAYRRKLGMEVLAMGEPDVLDRLAAWVGDGGLVCLLADRDLSRQGVPVTLLGEEARMPGGPARLALRTSAPLIPVTLHYAERTMTVRFHEPVPHDDSPGGDRRMMQDVADAFTAAIGEHPVDWHMMQRVFAADLDPDRDPRHDPDRDTHHGQG; encoded by the coding sequence GTGAGCCTGCGCGAGGACCTCACCGCCTCGGCGTACGTCGCGGGGTGGCGGCTGGTGCGGCTGCTCCCGGAGCGCGCGGCGTACCGACTCTTCGCCACCATCGCCGACCGGGTGTACGCCGGGGATGGCCCGAGCGTGCAGCGGCTGCGCGCGAACCTCGGCCGGGTGGTGCCCGAGGCCGAGCTCGACGCGGTCACGCACGCCGCGGTGCGCTCCTACCTGCGCTACTGGTGCGAGTCGTTCCGCCTGCCGTCCTGGCCGATCGACGACCTGGTCGCGCGTACCCGCACCGTCCGCGAGGACATCGTCCGCGACGCGCTCGCCGCCGGCCGGGGAGCGGTCGTCGCGCTGCCCCACATGGGCAACTGGGACTGGGCCGGGGCCTGGGCGTGCTCGGAGGTGGCGCCGCTCATGACCGTGGCAGAGCGGCTGCGCCCGGCGCGGCTCTACGACGAGTTCGTCGCCTACCGGCGCAAGCTCGGCATGGAGGTGCTCGCGATGGGGGAGCCCGACGTCCTCGACCGGCTCGCCGCGTGGGTGGGTGACGGTGGGCTGGTGTGCCTGCTGGCCGATCGGGACCTGTCGCGCCAGGGTGTGCCGGTCACCTTGCTGGGTGAGGAGGCGCGCATGCCGGGCGGCCCGGCGCGGCTGGCGCTGCGCACGAGCGCACCGTTGATCCCGGTCACCCTGCACTACGCCGAGCGCACCATGACGGTGAGGTTCCATGAGCCCGTGCCGCACGACGACTCACCGGGCGGCGACAGGCGGATGATGCAGGACGTCGCGGACGCGTTCACGGCCGCGATCGGCGAGCACCCCGTCGACTGGCACATGATGCAGCGGGTCTTCGCCGCCGACCTCGACCCGGACCGCGACCCCCGGCACGACCCCGATCGAGACACCCACCACGGGCAGGGCTGA
- a CDS encoding HIT family protein, whose protein sequence is MRGERQGQSQTGVGEPDGLDRLWTPHRMAYVRGDLAADPGSSPEPTEEPGCPFCRIAAATDPDGDLVVARGSSAFVVLNLYPYNPGHLMVLPYRHVADYTELDEDETREVAELTKQAIRTIRSVSNPHAFNVGINLGAAAGGSLAAHLHQHVVPRWSGDANFMTVTGNTKTLPQLLSDTQELLRSAWSRP, encoded by the coding sequence ATGCGCGGCGAGCGGCAGGGGCAGTCCCAGACCGGTGTGGGGGAGCCCGACGGTCTGGACCGGCTGTGGACCCCGCACCGGATGGCCTACGTCCGCGGGGACCTGGCGGCCGACCCCGGCAGCAGCCCGGAGCCGACGGAGGAGCCGGGCTGCCCGTTCTGCCGGATCGCGGCAGCCACCGACCCGGACGGCGACCTCGTGGTGGCCCGGGGGAGCAGCGCGTTCGTGGTGCTCAACCTCTACCCCTACAACCCGGGGCACCTGATGGTGCTGCCCTACCGCCACGTCGCGGACTACACCGAGCTCGACGAGGACGAGACCCGCGAGGTCGCGGAGCTCACCAAGCAGGCGATCCGCACGATCCGCTCGGTGTCCAACCCGCACGCGTTCAACGTCGGCATCAACCTCGGCGCGGCTGCGGGCGGCTCGCTCGCCGCACACCTGCACCAGCACGTCGTGCCGCGCTGGTCGGGTGACGCCAACTTCATGACCGTCACCGGCAACACCAAGACGCTCCCGCAGCTGCTCTCCGACACCCAGGAGCTGCTCAGGAGTGCGTGGTCGCGCCCCTGA
- a CDS encoding glycosyltransferase family 4 protein: MRIGIVCPYSFETFGGVQIHVLDLAEALMARGHEVAVLAPAEDDTPLPDFVTSAGGAVPIPYNGSVGRLAFGPVAVARVRRWLREQDLDVLHVHEPGTPSVSLLAVASAEVPVVATFHTSQVRSRAMSAASALLRPFMEKIDARIAVSEHARSTLVQHQGGEPVVIPNGVDVGRYVAACGRDEWRGDPTLAFVGRLDEERKGFAVLAQAWPRICRAHPGARLLVVGAGDVDQARELLGEHAAAVEFLGRVDDPAKADALATADLYVAPNTRGESFGIVLVEAMAAGACVLASDIPAFRSVLQDGELGAHFANRDAHDLADQAIALLGDPDRRAALVAASQVAVRRYDWSTVAAEILEVYETVVQG, translated from the coding sequence GTGCGGATCGGGATCGTGTGCCCCTACTCCTTCGAGACCTTCGGCGGGGTCCAGATCCACGTGCTCGACCTGGCGGAGGCGCTGATGGCGCGCGGTCACGAGGTCGCCGTGCTCGCGCCGGCCGAGGACGACACCCCGCTGCCGGACTTCGTGACTTCCGCCGGGGGAGCGGTGCCCATCCCCTACAACGGCTCGGTGGGGCGACTGGCGTTCGGGCCGGTCGCGGTCGCGCGGGTGCGCCGGTGGTTGCGTGAGCAGGACCTCGACGTGCTGCACGTGCACGAGCCCGGCACGCCCAGCGTGTCCCTGCTCGCCGTCGCCAGCGCCGAGGTCCCGGTGGTCGCGACCTTCCACACCTCGCAGGTCCGCTCGCGGGCGATGTCGGCCGCGAGCGCGCTGCTGCGACCGTTCATGGAGAAGATCGACGCGCGCATCGCCGTCTCCGAGCACGCGCGCAGCACGCTCGTGCAGCATCAGGGTGGCGAGCCCGTGGTGATCCCCAACGGCGTCGACGTCGGCAGGTACGTCGCAGCGTGCGGTCGCGACGAGTGGCGCGGCGACCCGACGCTGGCGTTCGTCGGCCGGCTCGACGAGGAGCGCAAGGGGTTCGCCGTGCTGGCCCAGGCATGGCCCCGGATCTGCCGGGCCCATCCCGGTGCGCGACTGCTGGTGGTCGGCGCGGGCGACGTCGACCAGGCACGGGAGCTGTTGGGGGAGCACGCTGCGGCGGTCGAGTTCCTCGGCCGGGTCGACGACCCGGCCAAGGCCGACGCGCTGGCGACGGCCGATCTCTACGTCGCGCCCAACACGCGTGGGGAGAGCTTCGGCATCGTGCTCGTGGAGGCGATGGCAGCCGGCGCCTGCGTGCTGGCCAGCGACATCCCCGCCTTCCGCTCGGTCCTGCAGGACGGTGAGCTGGGGGCGCACTTCGCGAACCGCGACGCCCACGACCTCGCCGACCAGGCGATCGCGCTGCTCGGTGACCCCGACCGGCGGGCGGCACTGGTGGCCGCGTCCCAGGTCGCCGTACGCCGCTACGACTGGTCCACCGTCGCCGCCGAGATCCTCGAGGTCTACGAGACGGTGGTGCAGGGATGA
- the pgsA gene encoding phosphatidylinositol phosphate synthase — MLERFRGFWTKLLSPIAHLLMRLGVSPDMVTLVGTIGVSAGALVFFPRGDLLIGVLVITAFVFSDLIDGYMARESGTSSRWGAFLDSTLDRIGDAAIFGGLVLYFAGPGDSMPLACLALYCLVMGSVTSYARARAESLGMQAKGGIAERADRLVAVLVLTGLSEIFDLPILIPIVLVALAVASTITVIQRMLIVRRQALADPSLPA, encoded by the coding sequence ATGTTGGAACGTTTCCGCGGTTTCTGGACCAAGCTCCTCTCGCCGATCGCGCACCTGTTGATGAGGCTGGGCGTCAGCCCGGACATGGTGACGCTGGTCGGCACGATCGGCGTGAGCGCAGGAGCGTTGGTGTTCTTCCCGCGCGGCGACCTGCTCATCGGGGTCCTGGTCATCACGGCGTTCGTCTTCTCCGACCTCATCGACGGCTACATGGCCCGCGAGTCGGGGACGTCCTCGCGGTGGGGCGCCTTCCTCGACTCCACACTCGACCGGATCGGCGACGCCGCCATCTTCGGTGGGTTGGTGCTCTACTTCGCCGGACCTGGGGACTCGATGCCGCTGGCGTGCCTGGCGCTCTACTGCCTCGTGATGGGTTCGGTCACCTCCTACGCCCGAGCGCGCGCGGAGTCGCTCGGGATGCAGGCGAAGGGCGGCATCGCCGAGCGCGCCGACCGGCTCGTCGCCGTCCTGGTGCTCACCGGGCTCTCCGAGATCTTCGACCTGCCGATCCTCATCCCCATCGTCCTCGTCGCGCTGGCGGTCGCCAGCACGATCACGGTGATCCAGCGGATGCTCATCGTCCGGCGCCAGGCACTTGCCGACCCGTCGCTGCCGGCATGA
- a CDS encoding type II toxin-antitoxin system PemK/MazF family toxin codes for MLTPGDVVALDLGSPAGSEAGLRRPAVVITAEQVLRGGPNVVQVVPLTRTIRDSGSEIVVEPDEHNGLAAVSAAQCQHIRSIATARVRARIGNVGPVVLQQIRVTVTIIIDG; via the coding sequence ATGCTGACGCCGGGTGACGTGGTCGCGCTCGACCTCGGTTCGCCAGCGGGGTCCGAGGCAGGGTTGCGTCGGCCCGCGGTCGTCATCACCGCCGAGCAGGTTCTGCGCGGCGGACCGAACGTCGTCCAGGTCGTTCCCCTCACGCGCACGATCCGCGACAGCGGCTCCGAGATCGTCGTCGAACCCGATGAGCACAACGGGCTCGCGGCCGTGTCCGCCGCCCAGTGCCAGCACATCCGATCCATCGCCACGGCCCGCGTGCGTGCACGGATCGGCAACGTCGGACCGGTCGTGCTTCAACAGATCCGCGTCACGGTGACGATCATCATCGACGGCTGA
- the pdxS gene encoding pyridoxal 5'-phosphate synthase lyase subunit PdxS, which produces MSTDTAPTTPTTGTEGVKRGMAEMLKGGVIMDVVTAEQAKIAEDAGAVAVMALERVPADIRAQGGVSRMSDPDMIDSIIEAVSIPVMAKARIGHFAEAQVLQSLGVDYIDESEVLTPADYANHIDKWAFTVPFVCGATNLGEALRRITEGAAMIRSKGEAGTGDVSNAVTHMRTIRAEIRRLQAMERDELFVAAKELQAPYALVREVAEIGKLPVVLFTAGGIATPADAAMMMQLGAEGVFVGSGIFKSGNPAQRAEAIVKATTFYDDPDVVAKVSRGLGEAMVGINVEELPQPHRLSERGW; this is translated from the coding sequence ATGAGCACCGACACCGCCCCCACCACCCCGACCACCGGCACCGAAGGCGTCAAGCGCGGCATGGCCGAGATGCTCAAGGGCGGCGTGATCATGGACGTGGTCACCGCGGAGCAGGCCAAGATCGCCGAGGACGCGGGTGCCGTCGCGGTGATGGCGCTCGAGCGGGTCCCGGCCGACATCCGTGCCCAGGGCGGCGTGAGCCGGATGAGCGACCCCGACATGATCGACTCGATCATCGAGGCCGTGTCGATCCCCGTGATGGCCAAGGCCCGCATCGGTCACTTCGCCGAGGCGCAGGTCCTGCAGAGCCTGGGCGTCGACTACATCGACGAGTCCGAGGTGCTGACCCCGGCCGACTACGCCAACCACATCGACAAGTGGGCCTTCACGGTGCCGTTCGTGTGTGGCGCGACCAACCTCGGCGAGGCGCTCCGCCGCATCACCGAGGGCGCGGCGATGATCCGCTCCAAGGGCGAGGCCGGCACCGGCGACGTCTCCAACGCCGTGACCCACATGCGCACCATCCGCGCCGAGATCCGCCGGTTGCAGGCGATGGAGCGCGACGAGCTGTTCGTCGCGGCGAAGGAGCTGCAGGCGCCGTACGCCCTGGTGCGTGAGGTGGCCGAGATCGGCAAGCTGCCGGTGGTGCTGTTCACCGCCGGCGGGATCGCGACGCCGGCCGACGCGGCGATGATGATGCAGTTGGGCGCGGAAGGGGTCTTCGTCGGCTCGGGGATCTTCAAGTCCGGCAACCCCGCGCAGCGTGCGGAGGCGATCGTGAAGGCGACCACCTTCTACGACGACCCCGACGTGGTCGCCAAGGTCTCGCGCGGGCTGGGCGAGGCGATGGTCGGCATCAACGTCGAGGAGCTGCCGCAGCCGCATCGGCTCTCCGAGCGCGGCTGGTAG
- a CDS encoding N(5)-(carboxyethyl)ornithine synthase produces the protein MENERRLPLHPAHLGRIDADLRAAMLLEEGYGEPFGIPDHELAPLVGGVLPRPALLEAADVVLLPKPQHEDFEALRPGQVLWGWPHCVQDPIATQIAIDRRLTLIAFEAMNHWDARGGFGLHVFHKNNELAGYCSVLHALALTGTTGTYGRPLSAVVIGFGATARGAITALNAHGVHDVQVLTTRQVGAVGSPIHSVRIKHFAHEPDAPFGTIVSTAAGPAPVAQVLAAADVVVNCTLQDTDQPLTYLDESDLPAFRRGSLVIDVSCDEGMGFSWARPTSFDEPMFTVGDGIGYYAVDHTPSYLWASATWELSEALMPFLRTVLGGPQAWAGDQTVARAIEIRDGVVVNPAILSFQQRAAEHPHRLRGATTHS, from the coding sequence ATGGAGAACGAGCGCCGGCTGCCGCTGCACCCCGCCCACCTGGGGCGCATCGACGCCGACCTGCGCGCCGCCATGCTGCTCGAGGAGGGGTACGGCGAGCCGTTCGGCATCCCGGACCACGAGCTCGCGCCGCTGGTCGGCGGCGTCCTGCCCCGACCGGCACTCCTCGAGGCCGCGGACGTTGTGCTCCTGCCCAAGCCGCAGCACGAGGACTTCGAGGCCCTGCGGCCCGGTCAGGTGCTGTGGGGCTGGCCGCACTGCGTGCAGGATCCGATCGCCACGCAGATCGCCATCGACCGACGTCTGACGCTGATCGCCTTCGAGGCGATGAACCACTGGGACGCACGCGGCGGCTTTGGATTGCACGTGTTCCACAAGAACAACGAGCTCGCCGGCTACTGCTCGGTGCTCCACGCGCTCGCGCTGACCGGCACGACCGGCACCTACGGACGCCCGCTGAGCGCGGTGGTCATCGGTTTCGGCGCCACTGCGCGCGGCGCCATCACCGCGTTGAACGCGCACGGCGTTCACGACGTCCAGGTCCTCACCACCCGCCAGGTCGGTGCGGTCGGCTCACCGATCCACTCCGTGCGCATCAAGCACTTCGCGCACGAGCCCGACGCACCCTTCGGCACGATCGTGTCCACCGCCGCCGGTCCCGCGCCGGTCGCTCAGGTGCTGGCAGCGGCCGACGTCGTCGTGAACTGCACCCTGCAGGACACCGACCAACCGTTGACCTACCTGGACGAGTCCGACCTACCGGCGTTCCGCCGCGGCAGCCTCGTTATCGACGTCTCGTGCGACGAAGGGATGGGCTTCAGCTGGGCACGACCCACGTCCTTCGACGAGCCGATGTTCACCGTCGGTGACGGAATCGGCTACTACGCCGTCGACCACACGCCGTCGTACCTCTGGGCGTCGGCGACCTGGGAGCTCAGCGAGGCGCTCATGCCGTTCCTGCGCACCGTCCTCGGCGGACCGCAGGCGTGGGCGGGCGACCAGACTGTCGCACGTGCCATCGAGATCCGTGACGGGGTCGTGGTGAACCCCGCGATCTTGTCGTTCCAGCAGCGAGCCGCCGAGCACCCGCATCGGCTCAGGGGCGCGACCACGCACTCCTGA